Within the Flavobacterium sp. N502536 genome, the region GAAAAGTAGAGCTTTATTATCAGGATATCAGCAAGGCAGGAGTACAGTCTTTTCCAAGCAGTTATTCGACCTTAACAGAAGGAGCCGATTTTGGTTATTCCATTGATAAAACGTCTCTGGTAAGTAAGGGAAGCGGATACAATCAAGGGATTGAATTTACCCTCGAGAAATTCTTTAGTGAAGGTTATTATGCTTTGTTTACCACTTCGCTTTTTGAAAGTAAATATAAAGGAAGTGATGGTATCGAGCGAAACTCACCTTTTAATAACGGATATATTGTTAACCTGTTGGGCGGAAAAGAATTTAGAATAGGGAAGGCAAAGAAAAATGTTTTTTCGATTGATACCAAATTCACAACCGCCGGAGGACGTTATTACACACCCGTCGATCTGGTTGCTTCCAACAATGCGGGCTATGAAATTAGAGATGATGCAAATGCCTTTAGCAAACAGTATAATCCTTATTTAAGGCTGGATGTTAAATTCGGAATTAAATTCAACAGCAAAACCAAGAAAAGATTTCATCAGTTTTACATCGACCTTCAAAACGTGACCAACCATACCAATATTTTTACGAAGGAATACAACCGACTAACCAATAGTGTAAACCAAAAAGATCAAATTGGTTTTTCACCTGATTTTGGATATAAATTTCAATTTTAGTTTTTACATAAAAAGAAAACAACAAATGAAAACAATATAGGAATCTTCCGTTTTCATTTGTTGTTTTTAAACCATCTGCTTCTGATCTAAATCAGTTGGATGATTTTGTATTAGATATCGCAAATTAAAACTTTTAGGGGGTATTACAGTTTTACAATTTCTACCCTGCGATTTTTTGCTTTGTTCTCTTCACTGGTATTATCGGCAATAGGTTTATCAGAACCCCAACCTTTTGTTTGCAATCTGGATACATTTATTCCCTTAGCGATTAAAGCCGTTTTTACAGCATTTGCTCTTTCTTCCGAAAGTTTTTTGTTTTGTGCAGCAACCCCGGTATTATCGGTATGACCTTCAATCGCAATTTTAAGACCGGTATTCGCAGTTAATAATTTCTGAATTTCATCAATTATAGGAGAAGATTCTGTTTTTATAGTAGCTTTATTGGTGTCGAAATTAATGTACAGCGCAATGTGTCCTTTAGAATCAAGTTCTTTCTTCATTTCATCTGCTTTGGTAAGCGAGGCCGTCATTTTAAAAGGTTTTGTTTCCAGTATCATCCATCCGGCCGATACAGCATCGTCACCAGGAGTAAGCTGTACCCAAATATTTCTGTCCGCACGTCGAATAAGATAGGTCGTGGTAATTGCATTGGCTATAAAACCATAGCCGTTCATGTATTTAACACGGTTGTTATCCGGAATGGTATGCGAGGAATCAGCGGGAACTTTCATTTCAGATACTTTTACCCCATCAACACTTTTAATTAACTCGTCTAGATTTTTTGCTACTTCAAGATCACTGTATGATTTTCCTTCTTTTGCAGTAATTCTGGCGTAGAACATTTTTCCTTCCGGTTTTTCAAAATGGTCTTTTACCCAAAAATAAGCAACGTCGTAATCTGCTGTGTTATTCTTTGGAGTGCCTTCGTAATTTTCAGGCAGGTTAAAGTAAGGGAAAGCACCAAGAGGTTTGTCTGAAACCGGGATAGCATTACTGTCGAATTTATTTACTGCTCCTGCTTCCGAAGGGGTTTGAGTAGTTGGGGTCGATACAAGCGAATCAGTGTTATCTGTCACATCATTCTGCTTTTTGTTAGAATTGCATGCCAGGGTGAGACACGCAATTAGAGATAATGTTAAAAATTTGATTTTCATGTGGTTAGTTTTGTGTTGGAAATCAAAGATAACAAAGCGAAGAGATTTTAACAAAAAAAAATGACCCAATTTAATCCGTTTTTTTTGAGTTACTATTTTGAAAAAGTGATCGTTAGTATTGGTTTTATCTTTGTGTTTTGACGTGTTGAGCAGTAATTTGTTGGTGTCTGGCTAAAATTAGGATGCCGTTCCTTTAAAACAATTCCAATTGAGTAGGCAGTAATCTGAAGGACATACGGTGGTACTTTGTCGTGCCATACTTTTTAATAGCCTCGCGGTGTTCTTTTGTTGGATAACCTTTATTTTTTTTCCAGTTGTACATTGGAAATTCTTCATGAATGAGATCCATGTATTCATCACGATAGGTTTTCGCAAGAACAGAAGCCGCAGCAATACTTAAAAATTTCGCATCTCCTTTTATGATACTTTGATTAGGGATCGATTTTAGCAATTCGATTTCAGCTGTGGTAAATTGTTTCCCAACGGTATTCTTAAGCCCCAGTTTTGCATTCAGCGAACGGTTTCCATCAACAATAATAAATTCAGGTGTAGGATTTAACTTCAAAACACATTCCTGCATTCCTTTCATCGAAGCATTTAGGATGTTTATTTCGTCGATTTCGTCAGGAAGTAAATGGGTAACGGCAAAACAAACGGCTTGTTCTTCTATAACAGGTTTTAACAGGGATCTTGTTTTTTCAGACAATTGTTTACTGTCGTTTAGAATCTGGTTTTCAAAATCAGCTGGTAAAATTACGGCTGCTGCAGTTACAGGACCTGCCAAACATCCCCGACCTGCTTCGTCAGTTCCGGTTTCTAAAAGGTATTTTGAAAAATTTTTTTGAAGCATTTTGTATTTTTTTATAGTAAGATCAAAAATATTACAATTTTTTGTGAATAGCATTTAAAATCTTTTTTTAAAAATAGGCTGAATTTATGGAAAAGATAAAAAAAAAGGCAATAAAAACGATGTTCGCAAAAGCAGATACCGTTTTTTAACAGCTTTGTTTATTTGCGGGCTTAATTGTTAAAAGCCTGTTAAGTGTCAAATTTACATAAATCTATATTTTTAATAAAAATTAAGGAATATTGCTATTAAAAAGTATGAAATCTAAACAAATTGTGACGGATGTTAATAGATGTTTAGGAATTTAGATTAAAATTAAGTTAAAAACTTTTGGAGTTTTAAGAAATAATTAAGATGTTTGCGCCATACTAATTCAAAATAAATTAAAATGAAATTAAAATTTAAATGGATTTTTACGCTGGTTGTGGCGTTATCTATGCAGTTTTCTTTTGCTCAGGAGAGAACTGTGACTGGAAAGGTCTCTGATAAAACAGGGGTTATTCCGGGAGTAAATGTTCTTGTGAAAGGATCAAAAGTAAGTACTCAAACTGATTTTGACGGTAGTTATTCTATCAAGGCAAAGACAGGTGATGTGTTAGTTTTTTCATATGTAGGTATGAATAATAAACAAGCAACTGTTGGTTCTTCAAATTCAGTAAATGTTGTATTAGAGTCAGAGGCTCAATTAATGAATGAGGTTGTAGTTGTAGGTTACGGTGTTCAAAAGAGAAAGGAAGTAACCGGTTCGATCTCAAAAATTGCAGGAAGCGACATTTCTAATCTTGTAACTCCGAGTGTTGAAGGACTTTTGGCAGGTAGAGCGACGGGAGTTCAGGTATTAAACAATACCGGGCTTATTGGTGCTGCGCCAAAAATCAGAATTAGAGGTATCGGATCTATTTCTGGTAGTACAGAGCCATTAATTGTTGTTGATGGTATTCCAATTTATTCTGGTGATATCGGAGGGGTTTCTTCTACAAATGGTTTAGCAGATATCAATCCGGATGATATAGAATCTTTTGATATTTTAAAAGATGGTGCTGCAACTGCTATCTACGGTTCCAGAGCAGCAAATGGAGTTGTTTTGATCACTACTAAGAGTGGAAAGAAAGGTACTCTTAAAGTTTCTTATTCAAGTGTTTTTGGTGTTGCAAGTGCTGCTAAAAAATATGATTTGTTAGGGACTCCTGATTTTCTGGTTATTTCTAATGAAAAAAGAACCAACAGAGGACAAGCTCCTTGGGCTGTTGGAGATACTTACAATACAGATTGGCAAGGTGCTGTGTTAAGAAATGCGCCTCAAATGACGCATAATCTTAATTTCAGTGGAGGTTCTGATAAAACAAAGTACTATTTATCTTTAGGACTTACTGATTTAGATGGTATCAATTTATCTAATAGTATGAAAAAGTATTCGATTAGAGCTAATATTGATCAGGATGTCAACAGATGGTTTAGTTTTGGTACAAATTTTAATGTAAACAGAACGGAGTATAAAGGTTTGAATAGTGCTGCAAGCAGTTTATCAGGTAACTTTTTTAATACGATCAGACAGTTGCCAAATACGCCTATTTACGATGCTCTTGATCCAACAGGATACAATCTTTCGTCAAATAATGCAACCGTTGGGCAGTGGGATAATTTAGCTCCGGTAGGAGATAATATTACCAATATTATTTATGCATTGGATCATAATAAATATGAATCAACAACAACGAGAATAATTGCAAGTGTTTTTGCAAATGCAAAGATTACTTCTGATTTAAGCTATAAATTGCAGGTAAGTGCGGATAATGCATCAACAGATGGTTACCGATACTGGAATCCTGTGCACGGAGACGGACGTTCATCAAATGGTAGTGTATATCAGGACAATACGAATCTTATGAGATGGAACTGGCAGAATATTTTGAACTACAAGCACACTTTTGCTGAAGATCATAATCTTGGAGTAACAGGTGTTGCTGAATATCAAAAATCTAAAACTAAGATTTTTTGGGGGTCAGGAAGTGATATTATAAGTGATTTCTTTGATAAAAATTTAGTAAGTAATACTTATAACACAAGAGATTCTGGTGGTGGTGTTACCGAAAAAGGTATTATGTCTTATTTAGGGCGTGTTACTTATAACTACAAAGAG harbors:
- a CDS encoding SusC/RagA family TonB-linked outer membrane protein, whose translation is MKLKFKWIFTLVVALSMQFSFAQERTVTGKVSDKTGVIPGVNVLVKGSKVSTQTDFDGSYSIKAKTGDVLVFSYVGMNNKQATVGSSNSVNVVLESEAQLMNEVVVVGYGVQKRKEVTGSISKIAGSDISNLVTPSVEGLLAGRATGVQVLNNTGLIGAAPKIRIRGIGSISGSTEPLIVVDGIPIYSGDIGGVSSTNGLADINPDDIESFDILKDGAATAIYGSRAANGVVLITTKSGKKGTLKVSYSSVFGVASAAKKYDLLGTPDFLVISNEKRTNRGQAPWAVGDTYNTDWQGAVLRNAPQMTHNLNFSGGSDKTKYYLSLGLTDLDGINLSNSMKKYSIRANIDQDVNRWFSFGTNFNVNRTEYKGLNSAASSLSGNFFNTIRQLPNTPIYDALDPTGYNLSSNNATVGQWDNLAPVGDNITNIIYALDHNKYESTTTRIIASVFANAKITSDLSYKLQVSADNASTDGYRYWNPVHGDGRSSNGSVYQDNTNLMRWNWQNILNYKHTFAEDHNLGVTGVAEYQKSKTKIFWGSGSDIISDFFDKNLVSNTYNTRDSGGGVTEKGIMSYLGRVTYNYKEKYFIQGSLRRDGISQFEKDVRYHNFPGVSAGWTVSKESFMEGISNTVSDLKFRGSYSQVGNVEVLDGASYPSKDLTIGSPYGSSNGIGYWQFGNPLLEWETSTKVDFGVDLGLLNNRLTLSFDYFKNNIDNLVLAAPQPPSIGIPNNTVNQNVGKMYNQGYEFAATFKAINNANFKWDISSNLTLAKNKVTALYQGQPIIGGSSTDTSIAPNIIIQQGESVNSLYGFKYWGVNKANGNPVYYKADGSLVQGNLPGVTYSVFDPNNPAATGAAASLTSSDRTILGNTLPTYYGSVSSTMKYKNLDFGFMFRFSGGNKIFNSTRRELMNQNFNNNGTEILGRWQSVDNPGDGWTPRLYAGTNTSTNLSGSASTRFVEKGDFISLDNISIGYTLPKMLLDKIKVDNFRLFVQAQNIWLISDYKGLNPEMETSGVDINGTPRSKVISVGLNVSL
- a CDS encoding ribonuclease HII, which encodes MLQKNFSKYLLETGTDEAGRGCLAGPVTAAAVILPADFENQILNDSKQLSEKTRSLLKPVIEEQAVCFAVTHLLPDEIDEINILNASMKGMQECVLKLNPTPEFIIVDGNRSLNAKLGLKNTVGKQFTTAEIELLKSIPNQSIIKGDAKFLSIAAASVLAKTYRDEYMDLIHEEFPMYNWKKNKGYPTKEHREAIKKYGTTKYHRMSFRLLPTQLELF
- a CDS encoding OmpA family protein, which translates into the protein MTDNTDSLVSTPTTQTPSEAGAVNKFDSNAIPVSDKPLGAFPYFNLPENYEGTPKNNTADYDVAYFWVKDHFEKPEGKMFYARITAKEGKSYSDLEVAKNLDELIKSVDGVKVSEMKVPADSSHTIPDNNRVKYMNGYGFIANAITTTYLIRRADRNIWVQLTPGDDAVSAGWMILETKPFKMTASLTKADEMKKELDSKGHIALYINFDTNKATIKTESSPIIDEIQKLLTANTGLKIAIEGHTDNTGVAAQNKKLSEERANAVKTALIAKGINVSRLQTKGWGSDKPIADNTSEENKAKNRRVEIVKL